The following proteins come from a genomic window of Proteiniphilum propionicum:
- the rpsO gene encoding 30S ribosomal protein S15 yields MYLDSAKKKEIFAQYGKSNTDTGSPEAQIALFSYRISHLTNHLKSNKKDYNTERALRILVGKRRRLLDYLIEKDIERYRSIIKELGIRK; encoded by the coding sequence ATGTATTTAGATTCTGCTAAAAAGAAGGAAATCTTTGCCCAATACGGGAAGTCTAACACTGATACTGGCTCACCTGAAGCGCAGATAGCATTGTTTTCATACCGTATTTCGCATTTGACTAATCATTTGAAGTCAAACAAAAAAGATTATAACACGGAAAGAGCACTGAGAATTTTAGTAGGTAAACGTCGCCGTTTACTTGATTACCTCATTGAAAAAGACATTGAAAGATATCGTTCAATTATCAAAGAGTTAGGTATAAGAAAATAA
- a CDS encoding carboxypeptidase-like regulatory domain-containing protein: MKHLLQLLLLFCFLPALNLFSGNIEQSDSILVLRGRVLGGDTNQPLPNASITVQQVKVSSVTNQDGYFSIRVPESTLNKQLIIHYLGYENKEIPIVTLINNPNNHITLIPAPIQLSELLVVSGEGKSLIKDALQRIPQNYSSDPNMMVAFYRESVKKGSNYISLVETVLDVYKASYRSYSNDQAKIYIGRKATDISPRDTVLLKFQGGISDALMLDIAKNPEVVFGTDASEYQFHIEGLVNINNKPHYIVSFTEYEGIKDILFRGKIYLDAQTLAFARMEFNMNVEGRKDAANIFIRRKPSKMRVEVNKAHYVVDFIEYNGKWYFNYSSTEVAFRVRWTNRFFGLFATTYTIASEIAITDRYSDNVVKFARDERIHSTDVIAERVEYFLDPNFWGEYNVIEPDQQIADAIKRLSGKLQRRKQ; the protein is encoded by the coding sequence ATGAAACACTTATTACAACTACTCCTGCTCTTTTGCTTCCTTCCGGCTTTGAATCTCTTCTCCGGAAATATTGAGCAGTCTGATTCAATATTAGTACTTAGAGGGAGGGTACTAGGTGGTGATACAAACCAGCCATTGCCCAATGCAAGTATAACCGTACAACAGGTGAAAGTTTCCAGTGTAACCAACCAAGATGGATACTTCTCTATAAGAGTACCGGAGTCTACACTGAATAAACAGCTGATTATACACTATCTGGGGTATGAAAACAAGGAAATTCCAATAGTTACCCTTATCAATAATCCAAATAATCACATTACCCTTATCCCCGCTCCAATTCAATTGAGCGAGTTGCTTGTGGTTTCTGGTGAAGGTAAAAGCCTTATAAAAGATGCATTGCAGCGTATTCCCCAGAATTACTCCTCAGATCCCAATATGATGGTGGCTTTTTACCGTGAATCGGTTAAAAAAGGATCAAATTATATCTCTCTTGTAGAAACAGTATTGGATGTTTACAAGGCATCTTACAGATCGTACAGCAACGATCAGGCAAAGATCTACATTGGACGGAAAGCCACTGATATATCACCGCGCGATACAGTGTTACTTAAATTTCAGGGAGGAATCAGTGATGCTCTGATGCTCGATATTGCCAAAAACCCGGAGGTTGTATTTGGCACAGATGCGTCAGAATATCAGTTTCATATTGAAGGATTGGTAAATATCAACAACAAGCCTCACTACATTGTTTCATTCACTGAGTATGAAGGAATAAAAGATATCCTTTTCAGAGGGAAAATATACCTTGATGCGCAAACCCTTGCTTTTGCACGAATGGAATTCAACATGAACGTGGAAGGCCGAAAAGATGCAGCGAACATTTTTATCAGGCGAAAACCGTCTAAAATGAGGGTGGAAGTGAATAAAGCACATTATGTGGTCGATTTTATTGAATATAACGGGAAATGGTATTTTAATTACAGCAGCACTGAAGTTGCGTTTCGTGTACGATGGACAAACCGATTCTTTGGACTGTTTGCAACCACTTACACTATTGCCTCGGAAATAGCCATTACAGATAGGTATAGTGACAATGTGGTTAAGTTTGCACGTGACGAACGTATCCACTCTACAGATGTAATTGCTGAACGTGTTGAATATTTTCTGGATCCTAACTTTTGGGGGGAGTACAACGTTATTGAACCCGATCAACAGATCGCCGATGCAATTAAAAGACTGAGTGGTAAATTACAGCGACGCAAACAATAA
- a CDS encoding AraC family transcriptional regulator — MNKILILIDYSSEFSRRLLKGLIQYSKEHGPWIFYRLPAYYKTLYGEEGIVEWAKEWEADAIIARWDQEGANLLATLNIPILLQNYKERSPYFSNLTGDYIGTGQMAAKFFIKRRYRNFAFYGNKGVVWSRERAEGFWKEVEKAGGNYYYFESENLNGEQWSKSHIQLDEWLLSLPKPVGLFACDDSFALQVSEICKINNIKIPEDISLLGVDNDELICNLSDPPISSIMTDVEKGGYEAGRLIDRFIKREITEPFDIIIRPTRFELRKSTEKYDISNEYISEIVNFIEDNFTTDINIDSFSEMVPLSRRNLEVKFKDEMGISIYQFILSCRIDYFAHLLLTTDRTLFDLALESGFNDCKNISRIFKKMKGCTPIEYRKKYSDHDNE; from the coding sequence ATGAATAAAATACTAATTCTGATCGACTACTCCAGTGAGTTCAGCCGCCGCCTGCTAAAGGGACTGATTCAATATTCAAAAGAACACGGCCCATGGATCTTCTACCGGCTGCCTGCTTATTATAAAACTCTCTATGGCGAAGAAGGTATTGTTGAATGGGCAAAAGAATGGGAGGCCGACGCAATTATAGCAAGATGGGACCAAGAAGGAGCTAATCTTCTAGCTACTCTAAACATTCCAATACTTCTTCAAAACTACAAGGAACGTAGCCCATACTTCTCCAACCTGACCGGAGACTATATTGGGACCGGACAAATGGCAGCAAAATTTTTCATCAAAAGGCGTTATAGAAATTTTGCTTTCTACGGTAACAAAGGCGTTGTCTGGTCAAGAGAAAGAGCGGAAGGTTTCTGGAAAGAGGTAGAGAAAGCCGGCGGTAATTATTACTATTTCGAGAGTGAGAACCTGAATGGTGAACAGTGGAGTAAAAGCCATATTCAACTTGACGAATGGTTATTATCGTTACCAAAACCTGTGGGATTATTCGCCTGTGACGATAGCTTTGCACTCCAGGTTTCAGAGATATGCAAGATAAATAACATCAAAATTCCTGAAGATATTTCCTTATTGGGAGTTGACAACGACGAGTTGATATGCAATTTGTCAGATCCTCCTATTTCATCCATCATGACAGATGTGGAAAAAGGCGGTTATGAGGCAGGTAGATTAATTGACAGGTTCATTAAAAGAGAGATAACGGAGCCTTTCGATATAATTATCCGACCAACAAGATTTGAATTAAGAAAATCGACAGAAAAGTATGATATATCGAATGAATATATATCCGAGATAGTGAATTTTATTGAAGACAACTTCACAACCGACATCAACATAGATTCATTTTCCGAAATGGTACCTTTATCCCGCCGAAACCTTGAGGTGAAATTCAAAGACGAAATGGGAATCTCAATTTATCAGTTTATTTTAAGCTGCAGGATAGATTATTTCGCCCATCTATTGTTAACCACAGACAGGACATTATTTGACCTGGCTTTAGAGTCAGGATTCAATGACTGCAAAAACATATCCCGTATTTTTAAAAAAATGAAAGGCTGTACACCTATCGAATATCGTAAAAAGTATAGTGATCATGATAATGAATAA